DNA from Variovorax sp. PBL-H6:
TTTGAGGATCTGATGGATGTCGAGCGTCATGATTGCTTGTCCTGCATCGCCGATTTTTCCAACGCCTTGAGGCGTTCCCGCAGGGCGTGCAGTTGTTTGAGGGTAGCGGCGTTTCTCTCCCAGGCGGCATTGTCGTCGATGGGAAACATGCCGGTGTACTGGCCCGGCTTGAGAATGGAGCGCGTGACCACCGTTGCTGCCGAGATGTGGACGCCGTCCGCCATCTTCAGATGTCCCAGCACGATCGCGCCGCCGCCAATCGTGCAATTCGCGCCGATATCGGCGCTGCCCGCCACGCCGACGCACCCTGCCATGGCGGTGTTCCGGCCCACGCGCACGTTGTGTCCGATCTGGATCAGGTTGTCGAGCTTGACGCCATCCTCGATGACCGTGTCCTCGAGCGCGCCGCGGTCGATGCAGGTGTTGGCGCCGACCTCCACGTCATCGCCAATGCGCACCGCGCCCAACTGCTCGATTTTGACCCAGGTGCCCTCGTGCGGCGCGAGCCCGAAGCCATCAGCGCCGATCACCACGCCGGCGTGCAGCAGGCAGCGCGCGCCGACGATGCAGTCTTCGCTCACCGTCACCCTGGACTTCAGCACGGTCTGCGCGCCGATGCGCGCACCCCGCTCGATCACGCACAGCGCGCCGATGCGGGCACTCGGGTCGATGTGTGCCTCGGGGTCGATCACCGCGCTGGGGTGGATGCGCGCCCCCGCCGGCCTGGCATGGGCCTGCTTCCACATCTGCGTCAAGCGAGCGAAGTAAAGGTAGGGATCGGGCGTCAGGATGAACGCACCACGACGCGCTGCGACCTCCCGCATCGCGGGCGACACGATGACGCAGCCGGCCTTGGAGGCCGCAAGCTCCTTCTGGTACTTGGGATGGCTCAGGAAGCTGAGCGCATCTGCCTGTGCGGTCGCCAGCGGTGCGAGGCGCTCGATGGTGAACGCAGGATCGCCCTGCAGTTCGCCGCCGAGGGCTTCAACGATTGCGCCTAGCCGCAGTGCCACACGGGTTCACGGCGTCACTTGCCGTTGCCAACGGACGCGTTCAGCGCCTTGATCACCTTTTCGGTGATGTCGTGCTTGGGATTGATGTAGATCGCTTCCTGCAGGATCGCATCGTACTTCTCGGCCTCGGCCACCTGCTTGACCACGCGGTTGGCGCGCTCGTAAACCTGCTGCAGTTCTTCGTTCTTGCGCGCGTTGAGGTCTTCCTGGAATTCGCGGCGGCGACGTTGGAAGTCGCGGTCCTGGTCGACAAGGGCGCGCTGGCGGGAGGTGCGCTGGCTCTCCGACAAGGTCGGCGCCTCGCGCTCGAACCTCTCGGAGGCGGCCTTGAGCGCCTCGCCCTGCGTCTGCAGTTCCTTCTCGCGCTTCAGGAATTCCGATTCGAGTTTCGCCTGGGCCGCCTTGGCAGGTTGTGCCTCGCGCAGCACGCGATCGGGATTGACGAAGCCGATGCGGAAGGTTTCCTGCGCCAGCGCGGGTGTGCCCACGAGCGCGAAAGCGGGGATCAGCAGCGCACCGGCGGCGCGAAGCAAGGGAGTCATTAGAAGGAGGTTCCGATCTGGAATTGCAGGCGTTGGATTCTATCCTTCGGGATGGGATGCAATGGGTCGGTGAAGTCTTCCTTCTGCTGCCGGACTGGGAATGCGTAGGCCAGGCGCAGAGGGCCGAGCGGCGAGATCCAGCTGACGCCAACGCCGACCGAGGCGCGCAGCTTCTGCTGCGCCTTCCATTGCGCATCGCTCATGGTCGGGTCGCGGTGTTCTGCAAACACGTTGCCGACGTCGAAGAAGCCGTAGAGCCGCAGCGTGCGATCGTTGCCGGCGCCCGGGAAAGGCGTGCTGAGCTCCATGTTGAAGATAGCCTTCTTGGTACCGCCGAGCGCCGCGCCTTCGGTTTGCCCGTAGAGCGGCACGTCGCGCGGGCCCAGCGAGTTCTGCTCGAAGCCGCGCACCGAGCCGAGGCCGCCGGCATAGAAGTTCTTGAAGATCGGATAGGGCTTGTTGCCGATGGGCTTGGCGTAACCCACTTCGCCATTGATTGCGAAGGTGTACTGCTTGGTGATGGGGAAGAACTGCTGGTACGAATAGTTCGACTTCCAGTACTTCATGTCGCCACCGGCGCCGATCTCGAGGTTGGCGCGCTGCAGCCTGCCGCGGGTCGGCACCAGCGCGCTGTCGCGGTCGTCCCGCGACCAGCCCACGGTCAGCGGGACGCCCCAAACGCTATCGTTGGCGCATGCCGTGACAATACCGTTCGTGGTAGGGCAACCAAAATAGTTACGGTAGGACTGCGGCGTCAGGTAGGCGACATTGCCCCCCGGATCGAAGCGATAGCGCTCCAGGCCGATGCCGAAGAAGATGGTGTCGACCTCGCTGAACGGCACGCCGAAGCGGATCGTGCCGCCTTCGTTGACCAGCCGGTAGTCGCCATCGACACTGTAATAAGGCCGCGTGGTAGTGTGATAGAGGCTGAAGCTGCGGGAGATGCCGTCTTTCGTGAAGTACGGATCGGTCGTCGTGAGCGAGAGCGTGCGGGCGTACTTGCTGGTATTGACCTGCAGGCCCAGGTAGTTGCCCGAGCCGAAGACGTTCTCCTGCGCGATGCCGAAGGTGAAGGACACCTTCTCGGCACTCGAGAAGCCCGCGCCCAATTGCAGCGTTCCAGTGGGCTTCTCCGTGACGTTGATCGCCAGATCCACCTGGTCCGGCGAGCCCGGAACCTCCTGCGTCTCCACGTTCACATCGGTGAAGAAGCCCAGGCGGTCCACTCGGTCGCGCGACAGCTTGATCTTGTCGCCGTCGTACCAGGAGGCCTCGTACTGGCGGAACTCCCGCCGGACCACCTCGTCGCGCGTCTTGTTGTTGCCGCCGATAGCCACCCGCCGCACATAGACCCGCCGCGAGGGCTCCGCCTTCAGGGTCAGGCTCACCCGGTTGTTCGTGCGGTCGATCTCCGGCTCCGCCTGCACCCGCGCGAACGCGTAGCCGAAGGTGCCGAAGTAGTCGGTGAACGCCTTGGTGGTCTCGCTGACCTGCTCGCCGTTGTAAGGCTCGCCCGGCCGGATGGTGATCAGGGACTTGAACTCGTCGTCGCGTCCCAGGTAGTTGCCCTCGAGCTTGACGCCGGCCACCGCGAACTTCTCACCCTCCGTGATGTTGACGGTGATGCTCAGGTCCTGGCGGTCCGGGGAGATGGCCACCTGGGTCGAGTCGATGCGGAACTCAAGGTAGCCACGGGTGATGTAGTAGGAGCGCAGGGTCTCCAGGTCGGCATTGAGCTTGGCGCGGGAGTACTGGTTGCTCTTGGTGTACCAGCTCATCCAGCCGCCTGCGTCCTGATCGAATAGATCGAGCAGGGTGCCCTCGCTGAAGTCCTTGTTGCCCACGATATGAACCTCGCGGATGCGCGCGGGCTCACCTTCGGTGACTGTGAAGGTGAGATTGACGCGATTGCGCTCGATCGGAGTTACGGTCGTCACGACCTGGGCGTTGTAGAGGCTGCGGCTGATGTACTGGCGCTTGAGCTCCTGCTCAGCCCGGTCGGCCAACGCCTTGTCGTAGGGACGGCCGTCGGCCAGACCGACGTCGCGCAGCGCCTTTTGCAAGGCGGCCTTGTCGAACTCCTTGGTGCCGACGAAGTCGACCTCGGCAATGGTTGGACGCTCCTCGACGATGACGACGAGGACGTTGCCGCTGACGTCGATGCGCACGTCCTTGAAGAGACCCAGGTCGAACAGCGCGCGGATGGCGGCCGAGCCCCGCTCGTCGCTGTATGTGTCGCCGACTCGGAGCGGCAGCGAGGCGAAGATGGTGCCAGGCTCAACGCGCTGGAGGCCTTCGACCCGGATGTCGCGCACCGTGAAGGGGTCGATCGCCCAGGCGGCAGTAGCCGAGAGCGCGCTGACAACCAGCATGGAAACGCTGCGCAGGCGAAAGCGACTGAATTTGTTATTCATCTGTGATTTGAGCCGGCGCGCGAGGGGCCGACAGATAGTTAACCAAAGAGTCGAGTCACATCGTTGAAGATGGCAATCGACATCATGACCAGCAGCAGCGCGACACCGCCGCGCTGGAGCCGTTCCATCCAAGCATCGGAGACGCTCCTGCCGGTCAGGCCCTCCCAAAGATAATACATCAGGTGCCCTCCATCGAGGACCGGGAGCGGCATGAGGTTCAGCACGCCGAGACTCACGCTGATGAGGGCGAGAAACACCAGGTACTGCGTCAGTCCCAGGCTGGCGGACTTGCCTGCATAGTCCGCGATGGTCAACGGGCCGCTCAGGTTCTTGATCGAAGCCTCGCCGATCAACATCTTGCCCATCATGCGCACGGTGAGCGCCGACACCTCCCAGGTGCGCACCACGCCGCGCCAGACGCCGTCGATCACGCCCTGCCGCACCGTCACCATCTCCGGTGGCGACCCCACGTAGGCACCGACACGACCGACCTTGTTTCCGCCCTCGTCGCGCACCTCGGGCGTGACCTCGATACGCACCGATCGGCCGCCGCGCTCGACTTGCCAGACCTGGGTGCGCGGCTGGCCGGCATCGACCGAGCCGCGGATCACCTCCCGCAATTGCTGGCCGTCGACGATGGCAGTGGGCCCCACCGCGTTCACCAAGTCTCCGCTGCGCAGACCGGAGCGCTCGGCCGCACCGCCCGCCATCAGTTCGCCGATCTCGGGACGGGTCAGCGGCGCGACAACGCCGATCCTGCGGAACATCTGCGCATCCGCGTCCCTGGCGCCGACGCGGCTGAGCGGCAGCACGATCTCGCGAGCGGGCCGTCCGCCCTCCCCCGCAATCTCGAGCATGAGGTCGCGGCCGTCGAGCGCGCCGCGCGTGATGCGCCAGCGCAGGTCTTCGAAAGACTGCACCGACTCGAGCTCGCCATCGAAGCCAGCGCGAACGACATGCTCGCCCCCGCGCAGGCCTGCCTGGTCCGCCAGCGAGGCAGCCACAGGACGCGCGAGCCTCGCGACGGGCTCCTCGACGCCGATCCAGTTGACCGCCGTGTAGAGCACCACGGCTAACAGCAGGTTGGCGATCGGCCCCGCGGCCACGATGGCTGCACGCGATCGCAGCGGCTGGGTGTTGAAGGCTCGGTGGCGCTCCTCAGCCATCACAGGCCCCTCGCGCTCGTCAAGCATCTTCACGTAGCCGCCTAGAGGGAAAGCCGCAATCACGAACTCCGTGTCCTGACCAGGATGCTGCCGCCTGGGCTTCCAGCTGAAGAGCGTATGGCCGAAGCCGATGGAGAAGCGCAACACCTTGACGCCGCAGGCCACCGCAACGCGGTAATGGCCGTACTCGTGGACGGCGATCAACAGAGCCAGGGCGACGATGAAGGCGACGACGGTGAGCATGGTGTCCCCTGGTTGTGGGAGTCGGTCAGGCCGCGAAGCGCAGCGCCGCCGCATCAGCCGCCGCCCGCGCACTGGCGTCCAGTGCCAGCAGGTCGGCCAGCGATGCCGGGTTGGAGGGCAGCACCGCCTCCAAAGTTTCCATGTTCACTGCATGGATGCGGTCGAAGCGCAGGCGATGCTGCAGAAAGGCATCGACCGCGACCTCATTGGCTGCATTGAGCACAGCTGTCGTGCCCGGTGCCGCGCGCAGCGCGTGCCATGCCAGCGCGAGCCCGGGGAAAAGCTGCGCATCGGGTGCATCGAAGGTCAGCGCTGCCAGTTGCCTGAAGTCGAGCTGGGCCGCGCCGCTCTCTATGCGCTCGGGCCAGGCCAGTCCAACCGCGATGGGCACGCGCATGTCGGGGGTACCGAGCTGCGCAATCACCGAGGCATCCGTGAATTGCACCATCGAGTGCACCACGCTTTGCGGATGAATCACCACCTCGATCTGCTCCGGTGCGACGCCGAATAAATGGCGCGCTTCGATCACCTCGAGCGCCTTGTTCATCATGGTGGCCGAATCCACCGAGATCTTGCGCCCCATGACCCAGTTCGGATGCGCGCAGGCCTGCTCAGGCGTGACCGTCGCCAGCGTCTCCGGCGATCGCGTCCGGAACGGCCCGCCGGAGGCGGTCAGGATGATCTTGTCGATGCGGCGCGGCCACGTGGTCGGGTCCTCCGGCAGAGACTGGAAAATGGCCGAATGCTCGCTGTCGATCGGCAGCAGCGTCGCGCCACCCTCGCGCACCGTGCGCATGAAGAGCTCGCCGCCGACCACCAGGGCCTCTTTGTTCGCCAGCAACAATCGCTTGCCGGCCCGGGCGGCGGCCAGGCAGGGGCCGAGGCCGGCGGCGCCCACGATGGCCGCCATCACCGCATCGCAGTCCTCGTGAGAGGCAATGGACTCGATCGCGCCCGCACCCTGCAGCACCTCTGTGCGCACTCCGTTGTGCCGGAGCTTGTCGACCAACAGCCGGGCATGCAGGTCGCTCGCCATGACGGCGAACTTCGGCGCGAAGCGTTGGCACTGGGCCAGCATCTCGTCGACCTTGGTGGACGCCGACAGGGCGAACACCTCGAAGCGCTCGGGATGCCGGCCGATGACGTCGAGCGTGCTCGCACCGACCGAGCCCGTTGAACCGAGGACGGTGATGCGTTGTCGTTTCATGCCGTTCACAGAAAAGCCAGCATCATGGCAATGGGGAGTGTCGGCAGCAGCGCATCGACCCGGTCGAGCACGCCACCATGGCCTGGCAGCAGCGCGCTGCTGTCCTTGGCGCCGGCGCTGCGCTTGATCAGTGATTCGACCAGGTCGCCCACCACGCTCATCGCGGCGAGGAAGATCACGCCGATCAAGAGCAGCCACCAGCCGCGCTCCGCGAGCCGTGTATAGAGGCTGACCACCGCAGGTCGCACGGCCGCGTCGGCCCAGACCCAGCCCAAGGCCAGCACGATCACCCCGAGCATGCCGCCCCACACGCCCTCCCAGCTCTTGCCGGGGCTGATGGTCGGCGCCAGCTTTCCTCGGGTGAAGCGCAGCCCGAAGGTCCGGCCTGAGAAGTAGGCGAAGACGTCAGCCACCCAAACCAGCACGAGGATCGAGAGAAGAAAGTTGATGCCGACCATGCGGGCCTGGACTGCGGCCATCCAGGCCACCCACAGCATCAGCAGACCGCCCACGAGGCGCATGGCCCGGGGCACCCGCGGCCAGCCCGGTACTGCGACGCGCAACAAGGCGGCTCCGCCCAGAACCCAAGCCGCACTCGCAAGGATCCACACAGGTAGCAGCGATCGGTCGAGCAGTCCCAGCCACCAGGACAGCGCACACAGTGCGAAGATTTCCGCACCGAAGAACAGCGACATGCGCGGACCGTGGCCGTTGAGCTGTCCCCATTCCCAGGCGCCGGCGGCGACCAGCACCAGCATCACGCAGGCGAAAGGCACGTGAGAGGGATAGAACAGCGCCGGCAGCAATATCGCCAGCAGAACGACCGCAGTGATGATGCGTTGCTTGAGCATCGCGCTCAGGCGGCCTGCGGGTCGCGCCGCATGTCGCCTGCCAGCTGCGCAGAGGTCTGACCGAAGCGGCGCTCGCGGCGCCGGAACGCTTCGATGGCCTCGTCCAGCGCAGCCTCGTCGAACTCGGGCCAGAGGCGATCGCTGAAGAAGAGCTCGGCGTAGGCACTCTGCCAAAGCAGAAAATTCGACAGCCGCTGCTCACCGCCGGTACGGATGAAGAGGTCGGGATCGGCAACGTGCGACAGCGCCATCGCTGAGTCGAGGTTGGCCTCGGTCAGCGGTTCGCCTCGCGCGACGATCAGGGCTGCGGCGCGGGCGATGTCCCAGCGTCCGCCATAGTTGAAACATACGTTGAGGATCAGCCGCGTGTTGTGGGCGGTGGCGGCCTCCGCGTGCAGCAGCCCGGCCGCGATCTTTTCGGACAGACCACCGCGCTCGCCGACGAAATGGAGGCGAACGCCGTCCTGGCTCAGCTTCGGGACCTCCCGGCCAAGCGCGATGACCATCAAGTCCATCAGCCCCGACACCTCCTCCACCGGGCGGTTCCAGTTCTCGGAGGAGAAGGCGAATACAGTCAATACCGCGACACCGCGGTCGGCGCAGGCCTTGACGCAGCGGCGTAGCGACTCGACGCCCTGCTTGTGGCCGGCGACGCGCGGCAGGAAACGACGCGTGGCCCAGCGGCCATTCCCATCCATGACGATGGCGATGTGATGGGGCACGACGACGGTTGGATTGCTCATCTCAGACGGCCATGATCTCGGCCTCTTTGGCGGCCACCAGGCGGTCGATCTCCGCGATGTGGCGGTCGGTTACCTTCTGGATCTCGGCCTCGGCGCGCTTCTGGTCGTCTTCTGACGCCAGCTTCTCCTTGACGAGTTTCTTGATCGCATCGTTGGCATCACGGCGCAGGTTGCGCGTGGCGATCTTGGCGTTCTCGCCTTCGGTTCTAACCAGCTTGGTCATCTCCTTGCGGCGTTCCTCGCTCATCGGGGGCATCGGTACGCGGATCAGGTCGCCCATCGACGCCGGGTTCAGTCCGAGGTCGCTCTCGCGGATGGCCTTCTCGATCTTGGCGCCCATGCCCTTTTCCCAGGGCTGGACGCTGATGGTGCGGGAGTCGATCAGCGACACGTTTGCCACCTGCGACAGCGGCACAGAGGAGCCGTAGTACTCCACGTGGAGCGAATCCAGCAGGGCGGGGTTGGCGCGCCCCGTGCGGATCTTCGTGAGGTTGTTCTGGAATGCGGCGATCGACTGG
Protein-coding regions in this window:
- the lpxD gene encoding UDP-3-O-(3-hydroxymyristoyl)glucosamine N-acyltransferase translates to MALRLGAIVEALGGELQGDPAFTIERLAPLATAQADALSFLSHPKYQKELAASKAGCVIVSPAMREVAARRGAFILTPDPYLYFARLTQMWKQAHARPAGARIHPSAVIDPEAHIDPSARIGALCVIERGARIGAQTVLKSRVTVSEDCIVGARCLLHAGVVIGADGFGLAPHEGTWVKIEQLGAVRIGDDVEVGANTCIDRGALEDTVIEDGVKLDNLIQIGHNVRVGRNTAMAGCVGVAGSADIGANCTIGGGAIVLGHLKMADGVHISAATVVTRSILKPGQYTGMFPIDDNAAWERNAATLKQLHALRERLKALEKSAMQDKQS
- a CDS encoding OmpH family outer membrane protein, with product MTPLLRAAGALLIPAFALVGTPALAQETFRIGFVNPDRVLREAQPAKAAQAKLESEFLKREKELQTQGEALKAASERFEREAPTLSESQRTSRQRALVDQDRDFQRRRREFQEDLNARKNEELQQVYERANRVVKQVAEAEKYDAILQEAIYINPKHDITEKVIKALNASVGNGK
- the bamA gene encoding outer membrane protein assembly factor BamA, translating into MNNKFSRFRLRSVSMLVVSALSATAAWAIDPFTVRDIRVEGLQRVEPGTIFASLPLRVGDTYSDERGSAAIRALFDLGLFKDVRIDVSGNVLVVIVEERPTIAEVDFVGTKEFDKAALQKALRDVGLADGRPYDKALADRAEQELKRQYISRSLYNAQVVTTVTPIERNRVNLTFTVTEGEPARIREVHIVGNKDFSEGTLLDLFDQDAGGWMSWYTKSNQYSRAKLNADLETLRSYYITRGYLEFRIDSTQVAISPDRQDLSITVNITEGEKFAVAGVKLEGNYLGRDDEFKSLITIRPGEPYNGEQVSETTKAFTDYFGTFGYAFARVQAEPEIDRTNNRVSLTLKAEPSRRVYVRRVAIGGNNKTRDEVVRREFRQYEASWYDGDKIKLSRDRVDRLGFFTDVNVETQEVPGSPDQVDLAINVTEKPTGTLQLGAGFSSAEKVSFTFGIAQENVFGSGNYLGLQVNTSKYARTLSLTTTDPYFTKDGISRSFSLYHTTTRPYYSVDGDYRLVNEGGTIRFGVPFSEVDTIFFGIGLERYRFDPGGNVAYLTPQSYRNYFGCPTTNGIVTACANDSVWGVPLTVGWSRDDRDSALVPTRGRLQRANLEIGAGGDMKYWKSNYSYQQFFPITKQYTFAINGEVGYAKPIGNKPYPIFKNFYAGGLGSVRGFEQNSLGPRDVPLYGQTEGAALGGTKKAIFNMELSTPFPGAGNDRTLRLYGFFDVGNVFAEHRDPTMSDAQWKAQQKLRASVGVGVSWISPLGPLRLAYAFPVRQQKEDFTDPLHPIPKDRIQRLQFQIGTSF
- the rseP gene encoding RIP metalloprotease RseP, whose amino-acid sequence is MLTVVAFIVALALLIAVHEYGHYRVAVACGVKVLRFSIGFGHTLFSWKPRRQHPGQDTEFVIAAFPLGGYVKMLDEREGPVMAEERHRAFNTQPLRSRAAIVAAGPIANLLLAVVLYTAVNWIGVEEPVARLARPVAASLADQAGLRGGEHVVRAGFDGELESVQSFEDLRWRITRGALDGRDLMLEIAGEGGRPAREIVLPLSRVGARDADAQMFRRIGVVAPLTRPEIGELMAGGAAERSGLRSGDLVNAVGPTAIVDGQQLREVIRGSVDAGQPRTQVWQVERGGRSVRIEVTPEVRDEGGNKVGRVGAYVGSPPEMVTVRQGVIDGVWRGVVRTWEVSALTVRMMGKMLIGEASIKNLSGPLTIADYAGKSASLGLTQYLVFLALISVSLGVLNLMPLPVLDGGHLMYYLWEGLTGRSVSDAWMERLQRGGVALLLVMMSIAIFNDVTRLFG
- the ispC gene encoding 1-deoxy-D-xylulose-5-phosphate reductoisomerase; translated protein: MKRQRITVLGSTGSVGASTLDVIGRHPERFEVFALSASTKVDEMLAQCQRFAPKFAVMASDLHARLLVDKLRHNGVRTEVLQGAGAIESIASHEDCDAVMAAIVGAAGLGPCLAAARAGKRLLLANKEALVVGGELFMRTVREGGATLLPIDSEHSAIFQSLPEDPTTWPRRIDKIILTASGGPFRTRSPETLATVTPEQACAHPNWVMGRKISVDSATMMNKALEVIEARHLFGVAPEQIEVVIHPQSVVHSMVQFTDASVIAQLGTPDMRVPIAVGLAWPERIESGAAQLDFRQLAALTFDAPDAQLFPGLALAWHALRAAPGTTAVLNAANEVAVDAFLQHRLRFDRIHAVNMETLEAVLPSNPASLADLLALDASARAAADAAALRFAA
- a CDS encoding phosphatidate cytidylyltransferase, whose translation is MLKQRIITAVVLLAILLPALFYPSHVPFACVMLVLVAAGAWEWGQLNGHGPRMSLFFGAEIFALCALSWWLGLLDRSLLPVWILASAAWVLGGAALLRVAVPGWPRVPRAMRLVGGLLMLWVAWMAAVQARMVGINFLLSILVLVWVADVFAYFSGRTFGLRFTRGKLAPTISPGKSWEGVWGGMLGVIVLALGWVWADAAVRPAVVSLYTRLAERGWWLLLIGVIFLAAMSVVGDLVESLIKRSAGAKDSSALLPGHGGVLDRVDALLPTLPIAMMLAFL
- the uppS gene encoding polyprenyl diphosphate synthase → MSNPTVVVPHHIAIVMDGNGRWATRRFLPRVAGHKQGVESLRRCVKACADRGVAVLTVFAFSSENWNRPVEEVSGLMDLMVIALGREVPKLSQDGVRLHFVGERGGLSEKIAAGLLHAEAATAHNTRLILNVCFNYGGRWDIARAAALIVARGEPLTEANLDSAMALSHVADPDLFIRTGGEQRLSNFLLWQSAYAELFFSDRLWPEFDEAALDEAIEAFRRRERRFGQTSAQLAGDMRRDPQAA
- the frr gene encoding ribosome recycling factor; this encodes MTIADIRSATDAKMNQSIAAFQNNLTKIRTGRANPALLDSLHVEYYGSSVPLSQVANVSLIDSRTISVQPWEKGMGAKIEKAIRESDLGLNPASMGDLIRVPMPPMSEERRKEMTKLVRTEGENAKIATRNLRRDANDAIKKLVKEKLASEDDQKRAEAEIQKVTDRHIAEIDRLVAAKEAEIMAV